A DNA window from Aminipila luticellarii contains the following coding sequences:
- the rplI gene encoding 50S ribosomal protein L9, whose product MIVILLKDVKGSGKAGEVVKVSDGYARNMLIPKGLAKEATDGNVRNLEKQKAILAEKKAEEKAAAQKLADKLKEVTVSIVTKGGEGGRLFGSITSKDISEALNKQHKIDIDKKKFVLESPIKTTGAFSVEVKLYPEVTGTIKVNVSV is encoded by the coding sequence ATGATTGTTATATTATTAAAAGATGTAAAAGGTTCCGGAAAAGCCGGAGAGGTCGTAAAGGTAAGCGACGGCTATGCAAGAAATATGCTGATACCTAAAGGTCTGGCCAAAGAGGCTACCGATGGAAATGTCAGAAATTTGGAGAAACAAAAGGCTATTTTGGCAGAAAAGAAAGCAGAAGAAAAGGCGGCGGCACAAAAGCTGGCCGATAAGCTGAAAGAGGTAACCGTGTCGATTGTGACGAAGGGCGGAGAAGGCGGACGGCTGTTTGGCTCCATCACCTCCAAGGACATATCGGAAGCATTAAATAAGCAGCATAAAATTGATATTGATAAGAAAAAATTTGTTCTTGAAAGCCCTATAAAAACGACGGGAGCATTCTCAGTGGAAGTAAAGCTTTATCCCGAAGTGACAGGGACTATAAAAGTAAATGTTTCAGTTTAG
- the dnaB gene encoding replicative DNA helicase encodes MTDRIPPHNDDAEKSVLGAAMLDKDALFDVIEAVKAEDFYSEIHKEIFQAIVELCRKNEPVDALTVAEELKRRKALEMVGGRAYVLSLASGVPSTANAVQYAKIVAEKAVLRNLIKAASDIVEESYQEKSESEAVLDHAERGIFEIAQKRQNKDYAALQDVLLSNMEMIDEISKMEGNVTGIPTGFMDLDAKTAGFQRSNLIILAARPAMGKTAFALNVALQAAIKGNATVLIFSLEMAKEELGQRLLSMESRIEMQKLKTGQLERKDWEDINLGLDALSRANIFIDDTPGISIMEMKNKCRRLKAEKGLDMIVVDYLQLMNYEGRNESRQQEISALSRYLKLLAREMDCPVILLSQLSRAPEQRTDHRPILSDLRESGSIEQDADIVLFLYRDDYYNPETDKPGVCEVIIAKQRSGPTGTVELTWLGKYTRFVDKSNIR; translated from the coding sequence ATGACAGATAGAATACCTCCTCATAATGATGATGCAGAAAAATCCGTATTGGGCGCGGCCATGCTGGATAAGGATGCTCTTTTTGATGTCATCGAAGCAGTAAAAGCAGAGGATTTTTATAGTGAAATACACAAGGAAATATTTCAGGCAATCGTTGAATTGTGCAGGAAAAATGAACCGGTAGATGCCCTTACTGTAGCGGAGGAACTGAAAAGAAGGAAAGCCCTTGAAATGGTGGGCGGACGTGCCTACGTTCTCTCTTTGGCAAGCGGTGTTCCTTCCACAGCCAATGCGGTGCAGTATGCAAAAATTGTTGCGGAAAAAGCAGTTTTGAGAAATCTTATAAAGGCTGCCAGCGATATTGTGGAAGAAAGCTATCAGGAAAAGAGCGAATCAGAGGCGGTTCTGGATCATGCTGAACGGGGCATTTTTGAAATCGCACAAAAAAGACAAAATAAGGATTATGCAGCATTGCAGGATGTCCTGCTGTCCAATATGGAAATGATAGATGAAATTTCCAAAATGGAAGGCAATGTGACCGGGATTCCCACGGGGTTTATGGATCTGGATGCCAAAACCGCAGGGTTTCAACGGTCAAATTTAATCATTCTCGCGGCACGGCCGGCTATGGGAAAAACTGCTTTTGCCTTAAATGTGGCACTTCAAGCGGCGATAAAAGGCAATGCCACCGTTTTGATCTTCAGCTTAGAGATGGCGAAGGAAGAACTGGGACAGCGGCTTTTATCCATGGAATCCCGCATAGAAATGCAGAAGCTTAAGACCGGTCAGTTGGAACGCAAGGATTGGGAGGATATTAACCTGGGATTGGATGCTCTGTCGAGAGCAAATATTTTTATAGACGATACCCCCGGTATTTCCATTATGGAAATGAAAAATAAGTGCAGAAGATTGAAGGCTGAAAAAGGTCTGGATATGATCGTGGTCGATTATCTTCAATTAATGAACTATGAGGGGAGAAACGAAAGCAGACAACAGGAAATTTCCGCTCTTTCAAGATATTTGAAGCTTCTTGCAAGAGAAATGGATTGCCCTGTTATTTTGCTTTCTCAGCTTTCCCGTGCTCCGGAACAGAGAACAGATCACAGGCCGATACTTTCTGACCTTAGAGAATCCGGTTCTATTGAGCAGGATGCGGATATCGTTCTTTTCTTATACCGGGATGATTATTACAATCCGGAAACGGACAAGCCGGGAGTCTGCGAAGTCATTATTGCAAAGCAGAGAAGCGGACCTACGGGAACAGTGGAACTGACGTGGCTTGGAAAATACACAAGATTTGTGGATAAGAGCAATATCAGATAA
- a CDS encoding DnaD domain protein, producing the protein MRDNFIKKKASELYLLDTNVENVFISEYMAGAPSDYVKVYLFALMYAGAGHYMDNETIAKQLAMADEDILKAWSYWEALGVIEKHFDDPKDRFHYGVEFINLKELLYGKQTKKSKEKKSGKDINNKLIDVDIKEMYHSIEKITGRLLGGKEPMAILSWIEDFGAEPEMIVYAYSYCKNMRKRDSANYVGTVVKEWAQKNLRTKEEIEAHLQEIDNRHYLYKRVMKALGFNRNATEQEKHLMDSWFGEMEYTLEKVLEACSKTSGISNPNINYVHKILKNWREESGHGSSGGNSSEKAGGSKSVNTGTVLRYYDMIREKEEAEAAERRQQVYKMLPEIKQIDEEVRELGMKLSRIMVSGADNAKEQLERFRVKIDALGEEKAFKLTENNFSVDYMEVRYKCEQCKDTGTNDMGERCSCFNERLSEAEIWQNSSKKM; encoded by the coding sequence ATGAGGGATAATTTTATTAAAAAGAAAGCCAGTGAACTCTACCTTTTGGATACCAATGTGGAAAATGTCTTTATAAGCGAATATATGGCGGGGGCTCCCTCCGATTATGTAAAGGTGTATCTTTTTGCACTGATGTATGCGGGAGCAGGGCATTATATGGACAATGAAACCATAGCGAAACAGCTTGCTATGGCAGATGAAGATATATTGAAGGCTTGGTCGTATTGGGAAGCTCTCGGCGTGATTGAAAAACATTTTGACGATCCGAAGGACAGGTTTCATTATGGCGTGGAATTTATAAATTTAAAAGAGCTTTTATATGGAAAGCAGACGAAAAAAAGCAAAGAAAAAAAATCCGGTAAGGATATAAACAATAAATTGATCGATGTGGACATAAAAGAAATGTATCATTCCATTGAAAAGATAACGGGGAGGCTTCTGGGAGGCAAAGAACCCATGGCTATTCTTTCCTGGATCGAGGATTTTGGTGCAGAGCCGGAGATGATTGTGTATGCGTATTCCTACTGCAAAAATATGCGAAAAAGGGATTCGGCCAATTATGTGGGAACGGTTGTCAAGGAATGGGCTCAAAAAAATCTTCGGACAAAGGAAGAAATAGAAGCACATCTTCAGGAAATTGATAACAGGCATTATCTGTATAAGCGTGTCATGAAGGCACTTGGATTTAACAGAAATGCTACAGAGCAGGAAAAGCACCTGATGGACTCCTGGTTTGGAGAGATGGAATATACGCTGGAAAAGGTTTTGGAAGCCTGCAGCAAAACCAGCGGAATTTCAAATCCAAATATTAATTATGTACATAAGATTCTTAAAAACTGGCGTGAGGAAAGCGGACACGGCTCGTCAGGCGGAAATTCTTCCGAAAAAGCGGGCGGAAGCAAGTCTGTCAACACAGGCACGGTGCTCAGATATTATGATATGATCCGGGAAAAAGAGGAAGCCGAGGCTGCGGAAAGACGGCAGCAGGTGTATAAGATGCTCCCTGAGATAAAACAAATAGACGAGGAAGTAAGAGAGCTAGGGATGAAGCTTTCAAGAATCATGGTTTCAGGAGCGGATAATGCCAAGGAACAGCTTGAAAGGTTTCGGGTTAAGATTGATGCTTTAGGCGAAGAGAAAGCCTTTAAGCTTACTGAAAATAACTTTTCGGTGGATTACATGGAAGTTCGATATAAATGTGAACAATGTAAGGACACGGGAACGAATGATATGGGGGAACGTTGCAGCTGTTTTAATGAGCGGCTTAGCGAAGCAGAAATATGGCAAAATTCTTCGAAGAAGATGTAA
- a CDS encoding LysM peptidoglycan-binding domain-containing M23 family metallopeptidase has translation MAKFFEEDVKESQKKKSSKAVQAAEKLQSGQVKTTKEKLETRRTTFLDKIADWIAYAEHGTGRFFIAFGEAIRHLFYCMECEIVDSARSVEEGIYAAQRTLKNKINDYYSENPDKGQKRHRQKRKRMRQFIQTKHSLAEKEKTASAKMVRLINHMDRKNEQLANKTTGLVKKGNRRFNLAREWAEINKRKLLTHFSMVVIIAICGVAVFNHYTAYEYSYNGRTLGVVKKQEDVLKIVDIVSEQLSKEHNAEISIDKDQDIAFKRIITADKQIDDTEEVLKRLTYMRNMNAKAYGIYVDDIRVAIVDSEKTAKDILKTIQSDYLTTAGEVEYEHVGFKQKIRIKQIDTKLGRIQNIDAVMQKLLTGAVSQQVHTVVPGDTLSGIAGMYDMSTSELREANPTINPEKLSIGQQIILTKPAPMVTVRTVEVATYPEAIPYETEYKDTDTLYKGETSTEVSGVEGTRSVTARITRENGTQIAAVVLSSETLSNPTTEVVLRGTKVRPATVGTGNLRYPVSNFRLSSKFGPRWGRMHYGLDLACPVGTKVNASDGGTVIFSGYSGSYGYVVKINHGNGMVTLYAHCSKLLVKKGDKVYQGQQIALSGNTGRSTGPHCHFQVEINGVPKNPLNYL, from the coding sequence ATGGCAAAATTCTTCGAAGAAGATGTAAAAGAATCGCAGAAAAAGAAAAGTTCAAAGGCGGTACAGGCCGCAGAAAAACTGCAGAGCGGACAAGTTAAAACGACGAAAGAAAAGCTTGAGACAAGAAGAACGACATTTCTAGATAAAATAGCAGACTGGATCGCTTATGCAGAACACGGCACAGGCAGATTTTTCATAGCATTTGGTGAGGCAATAAGACACTTGTTTTATTGCATGGAATGTGAAATTGTGGATTCTGCCCGGTCTGTAGAGGAAGGTATCTATGCGGCGCAAAGGACTTTAAAAAATAAAATAAATGATTATTACAGTGAAAATCCAGATAAAGGGCAGAAAAGACACCGACAGAAGCGTAAACGGATGAGACAGTTCATTCAGACGAAGCATAGTCTGGCTGAAAAAGAAAAAACGGCTTCCGCTAAAATGGTTCGTCTGATCAACCATATGGATCGAAAGAATGAGCAGCTGGCCAATAAGACCACAGGGTTGGTAAAGAAGGGAAACCGGAGGTTCAATCTTGCCAGAGAGTGGGCCGAAATCAATAAGCGCAAGCTTTTGACCCATTTTAGTATGGTTGTAATAATTGCCATTTGCGGTGTGGCGGTGTTTAATCACTATACCGCATATGAATATTCCTATAATGGCAGGACTCTTGGGGTTGTAAAAAAGCAGGAGGATGTGCTGAAGATCGTCGATATCGTAAGCGAGCAGCTTTCCAAGGAGCACAATGCAGAAATTTCCATTGATAAAGATCAGGACATTGCATTTAAGCGAATTATTACTGCGGATAAACAGATCGACGACACAGAGGAAGTCCTGAAAAGGCTGACCTACATGAGAAATATGAATGCAAAGGCCTATGGAATTTATGTGGATGATATAAGGGTCGCCATTGTAGACAGTGAAAAGACTGCTAAGGATATATTAAAGACCATACAGTCTGATTATCTTACTACAGCAGGAGAGGTAGAATATGAGCATGTCGGATTTAAACAAAAAATTCGGATTAAGCAAATTGATACAAAATTAGGACGAATTCAAAATATAGATGCCGTCATGCAGAAGTTGTTGACCGGTGCGGTATCCCAGCAGGTGCACACGGTTGTACCGGGCGACACCCTGTCCGGCATAGCGGGGATGTACGATATGTCCACAAGCGAACTGAGGGAAGCGAATCCGACTATAAATCCGGAAAAGCTGAGCATTGGTCAGCAGATTATTCTGACAAAACCGGCGCCGATGGTCACAGTTCGCACGGTAGAAGTGGCAACGTATCCGGAGGCGATTCCGTATGAGACGGAATATAAGGATACGGATACTCTTTATAAAGGAGAAACCAGTACGGAGGTTTCCGGCGTAGAGGGAACCCGTTCCGTTACCGCGCGAATTACCAGAGAAAACGGTACGCAGATAGCAGCTGTGGTCTTATCCTCTGAAACGCTTTCAAATCCGACCACAGAAGTGGTATTAAGAGGAACGAAGGTACGGCCGGCGACAGTGGGGACAGGAAACTTGAGATATCCTGTATCTAATTTCCGGTTAAGTTCAAAATTCGGACCGAGATGGGGCAGAATGCATTATGGTCTGGATTTAGCCTGCCCGGTAGGAACCAAAGTCAATGCGTCGGATGGCGGTACGGTAATTTTTTCAGGCTATAGCGGCTCTTATGGCTATGTAGTCAAGATAAACCACGGAAACGGTATGGTCACGCTATACGCTCATTGCAGCAAGCTTCTGGTAAAAAAAGGAGATAAGGTATATCAGGGACAGCAAATTGCACTTTCAGGAAATACCGGAAGAAGTACCGGTCCGCATTGCCATTTCCAGGTGGAAATAAACGGCGTACCGAAGAATCCGCTGAATTATTTGTAG
- the udk gene encoding uridine kinase has product MGKKEVIVIGIAGGTGSGKSTLINKIKEEFNDDITVISHDSYYKKNSNMPFEERSALNYDHPEAFDTDLMIEHIKMLKAWREVWCPVYDFTVYDRLDEKILLKPTKVVVAEGILIFENKELLNLLDIKVFVDTDADVRIIRRILRDVKERGRSLESVITQYLTTVKPMHEQFVEPSKRYADIIIPEGGFNTVALQMLNQRIHALLNEQ; this is encoded by the coding sequence ATGGGGAAAAAGGAAGTCATTGTCATTGGTATTGCCGGTGGTACGGGAAGCGGAAAAAGTACGTTGATCAATAAAATAAAAGAAGAATTTAATGATGACATTACAGTAATTTCACACGACAGCTACTATAAAAAGAACAGCAATATGCCCTTTGAAGAGCGGTCTGCTCTCAATTATGATCACCCGGAAGCCTTTGATACGGATTTAATGATCGAACATATTAAAATGTTAAAGGCTTGGAGAGAGGTTTGGTGTCCCGTATATGATTTTACGGTTTATGACCGATTGGATGAAAAGATTCTGTTAAAGCCTACAAAGGTTGTAGTTGCAGAGGGAATTTTGATCTTTGAAAATAAAGAATTGTTGAATTTATTGGATATCAAGGTTTTTGTGGATACGGATGCGGATGTGAGAATCATCCGCCGTATCCTGCGGGATGTTAAAGAGCGCGGCAGAAGCCTGGAATCGGTTATTACACAATATCTCACCACGGTAAAACCCATGCATGAACAGTTCGTGGAACCAAGTAAGAGATATGCGGATATTATCATACCGGAGGGCGGATTCAATACGGTGGCATTACAGATGCTGAACCAGAGGATACATGCCTTGCTGAACGAGCAGTAA
- a CDS encoding flavin reductase translates to MDNSALFKIGYGLYVLTAKDGSKDNGCIVNTVMQVTDSPLVIALGVNKRNYTHDMIMKTKEFNVSVLDVNSKFSIFQNFGFQSGRDADKFADFKAVKRSENGLLYVTENTNAYISGKVLEAIDFGTHTLFKAEVSNAESLSNQDTLTYSDYHKHVKPAPKPAEKSGWRCKICGYVYEGDPLPADYICPICKHGAADFERITV, encoded by the coding sequence TTGGATAATAGTGCACTATTCAAAATCGGCTATGGCCTTTATGTTTTAACAGCAAAGGACGGCAGCAAAGACAACGGCTGTATTGTAAATACAGTAATGCAGGTTACCGATTCACCGCTTGTTATTGCTCTGGGTGTAAATAAACGAAATTATACTCATGATATGATTATGAAAACGAAAGAATTCAATGTATCCGTGTTGGATGTAAACTCCAAATTTTCGATTTTCCAGAATTTTGGATTCCAGTCGGGAAGAGATGCGGACAAGTTTGCAGATTTTAAGGCTGTAAAGAGATCAGAGAATGGTCTTTTATATGTTACAGAAAATACAAATGCGTATATTTCAGGAAAGGTCTTAGAAGCCATTGACTTCGGAACCCATACATTATTTAAGGCAGAAGTTTCAAATGCTGAGAGCCTCTCAAATCAAGATACACTCACATACAGCGATTATCACAAGCACGTAAAGCCAGCACCGAAACCGGCAGAGAAATCCGGCTGGAGATGTAAGATCTGTGGATATGTATATGAGGGTGATCCGTTGCCGGCTGATTACATCTGCCCGATTTGTAAGCATGGGGCAGCTGATTTTGAAAGAATAACAGTTTAA
- the rbr gene encoding rubrerythrin has protein sequence MELKGSKTEKNLRTAFSGESEARNKYTYFASAAKKEGYEQIAAIFQRTADNEKEHAKLWFKALSGLGDTKANLLSAAEGENYEWTDMYKGFAEDAEAEGFTALAAQFRAVAEVEKHHEERYRALLNNVENDCVFVKKEENVWECRNCGHLYYGKEAPKVCPVCAHPQSYFEVRKVNY, from the coding sequence ATGGAACTTAAGGGAAGTAAGACAGAAAAAAATTTAAGGACAGCTTTTTCAGGAGAGTCCGAAGCAAGAAATAAATATACTTATTTTGCTTCAGCAGCAAAGAAGGAAGGCTACGAACAGATTGCAGCAATCTTTCAGCGTACGGCAGACAACGAGAAAGAGCATGCAAAGCTTTGGTTCAAGGCTCTTAGCGGATTAGGGGATACAAAGGCAAACCTTCTGTCAGCAGCAGAGGGGGAAAATTATGAATGGACAGATATGTATAAAGGCTTTGCCGAAGATGCGGAAGCAGAGGGCTTTACAGCATTAGCTGCACAGTTCCGAGCAGTTGCTGAGGTAGAAAAGCATCATGAAGAAAGATATAGAGCGTTGTTAAATAACGTAGAAAATGACTGCGTTTTCGTAAAGAAAGAAGAAAACGTTTGGGAATGCCGAAACTGCGGGCATCTTTATTATGGAAAAGAAGCTCCGAAGGTATGTCCTGTATGTGCTCACCCACAGAGCTATTTCGAAGTAAGAAAAGTGAACTATTAA